One Mycolicibacterium pulveris genomic region harbors:
- a CDS encoding Na+/H+ antiporter subunit A, whose amino-acid sequence MLAILLAHAVATALAPLLVYRWGRNAFYPLSLVPLGSLAWVALNWPAPGQARTTDVVWVPELSIDITLRFDSLAAIMSVLVLGIGALVLFYCGPYFHRRDGKMENRLPSFAAEMVAFSGTMFGLVVSDNMLVLYVFWELTSVLSFLLVGHYAERATSRRAATQALLVTTFGGLAMLVGIVVLGTVADTYLLSELIAAPPTGMAASVGLVLVLVGALSKSAIVPLHFWLPGAMAAPTPVSAYLHAAAMVKAGVYLIARMAPGFADSPIWRPLVLSLGVLTMLLAGWRAVREYDLKLILAFGTVSQLGLITVMVGGGGSDMMLAGLAMLVAHAMFKASLFMVVGIIDHATGTRDIRRLAWLGDRARPLLVIAILATASMAAMPPFFGFVAKEADFETVLHSPSLGAAAPFVLAGIVLGSVFTTIYSLRFLFGAFGRKGLAKPSKRVAELHRPPVTFLIPPGVLAVAGLVFGLWPSRVDTVLDGYADTVPGGADYDLALWHGFGLPLLLSALVVAVGAAAYVGREQLRRMRTAPTPLGNADHMYDAVIRALDVLAVRVTAVTQRGSIPATQSAILATLVAVPTVGLAIGARDRPNFELWDLPLHTVVGFVMLSAAFGLTVMRNRLASALLVGVTGYGCGAIFALYGAPDLALTQFLVETLTLVIFVLVLRTLPAEADKANVSARRLPRAVLALAVGATVTAVASFAAAARTGVSVSALLPDAAYYRGHGSNTVNVLLVDIRAWDTMGEIMVLLVAATGVTSMVFRHRRFGTPPRVADAGQPDIGRIASFINISPAVGDTTWLRGSDLRDPQHRSLVLEVATRIIFPLIMVLSVYFFFAGHNTPGGGFAGGLTAGLAVVLRYIAGGRYELGETLPFDAGRVLGAGLTLSAGTAVGSLLLGAPALSSALIEFDVPVLGTVKFVTSLFFDAGVYLIVLGLVLDVLRSLGARLDVELAESRPARRSQVRVE is encoded by the coding sequence ATGCTCGCCATCTTGCTCGCCCACGCGGTGGCCACCGCGTTGGCGCCGCTCTTGGTGTACCGGTGGGGTCGCAACGCGTTCTATCCGCTGTCGCTGGTGCCGCTGGGCTCGCTGGCCTGGGTGGCGCTGAACTGGCCGGCGCCCGGCCAGGCGAGAACCACCGATGTGGTGTGGGTGCCCGAGCTGTCGATCGACATCACGCTGCGCTTCGACTCGCTGGCGGCGATCATGAGCGTGCTGGTGCTGGGCATCGGCGCGCTGGTGCTCTTCTACTGCGGACCCTATTTCCATCGCCGCGACGGCAAGATGGAGAACCGCCTGCCGAGCTTCGCCGCGGAGATGGTCGCGTTCTCGGGCACGATGTTCGGGCTCGTCGTCAGCGACAACATGCTGGTGCTCTACGTGTTCTGGGAGCTCACCAGCGTGCTGTCGTTCCTGCTGGTCGGCCATTACGCCGAGCGGGCCACCAGCCGCCGCGCCGCCACCCAGGCGCTGTTGGTCACCACGTTCGGCGGGTTGGCGATGCTGGTGGGCATCGTCGTGCTCGGCACCGTCGCGGACACCTACCTGCTGTCGGAGTTGATCGCGGCCCCGCCGACCGGGATGGCCGCATCGGTGGGCCTGGTGCTCGTGCTGGTCGGCGCGCTGTCCAAGTCGGCCATCGTGCCGCTGCATTTCTGGCTCCCCGGCGCGATGGCCGCCCCCACCCCGGTCAGCGCCTATCTGCACGCCGCGGCGATGGTCAAGGCGGGCGTCTACCTCATCGCGCGGATGGCGCCGGGGTTCGCCGATTCGCCGATCTGGCGTCCCCTCGTGCTCAGCCTGGGCGTGCTGACCATGCTGTTGGCCGGCTGGCGCGCCGTGCGCGAATACGACCTCAAGCTGATCCTGGCGTTCGGCACGGTCAGCCAACTCGGGTTGATCACCGTCATGGTCGGCGGCGGTGGCAGCGACATGATGCTGGCCGGGCTGGCGATGCTCGTCGCGCACGCGATGTTCAAGGCCAGCCTGTTCATGGTCGTCGGCATCATCGACCACGCCACCGGCACCCGCGACATCCGCAGGCTGGCCTGGCTGGGCGACCGGGCCAGGCCGCTGCTGGTCATCGCGATCCTGGCGACCGCGAGCATGGCCGCGATGCCGCCGTTCTTCGGGTTCGTGGCCAAGGAGGCCGATTTCGAGACCGTGCTGCACAGCCCGTCCCTTGGCGCGGCGGCGCCGTTCGTGCTGGCGGGCATCGTGCTCGGCTCGGTGTTCACCACCATCTACAGCCTGCGGTTCCTGTTCGGCGCGTTCGGCCGCAAAGGGCTGGCCAAACCGAGCAAGCGGGTGGCCGAGCTGCACCGCCCCCCGGTCACCTTCCTCATCCCGCCGGGCGTTCTGGCGGTGGCCGGGCTGGTCTTCGGGCTGTGGCCGTCCCGGGTCGACACCGTCCTCGACGGCTACGCCGACACCGTCCCCGGCGGAGCCGACTACGACCTGGCGCTCTGGCACGGCTTCGGGCTGCCGCTGCTGCTGTCGGCCCTCGTGGTGGCCGTCGGTGCGGCCGCCTACGTCGGCCGCGAGCAACTGCGGCGGATGCGCACCGCGCCGACGCCCCTCGGCAATGCCGACCACATGTACGACGCGGTGATCCGCGCCCTCGACGTGCTCGCGGTGCGGGTGACGGCGGTGACCCAGCGCGGATCGATTCCCGCGACCCAGTCGGCGATCCTGGCCACGCTCGTCGCGGTGCCGACGGTGGGGCTGGCCATCGGTGCCCGCGACCGCCCGAACTTCGAGCTGTGGGACCTCCCGCTGCACACGGTGGTCGGTTTCGTCATGCTGTCCGCCGCGTTCGGCCTCACCGTCATGCGCAACCGGCTGGCCTCCGCGCTGCTGGTCGGGGTCACCGGCTACGGCTGCGGTGCGATCTTCGCGCTGTACGGTGCCCCCGACCTGGCGTTGACTCAGTTCCTGGTCGAGACGCTCACGCTGGTGATCTTCGTCCTGGTGTTGCGGACGCTGCCCGCAGAAGCCGACAAGGCCAACGTCAGCGCGCGCCGGCTGCCGCGTGCCGTACTTGCGCTGGCCGTCGGTGCGACCGTCACCGCGGTTGCGAGCTTCGCGGCCGCCGCCCGCACCGGGGTGTCGGTGTCGGCGCTGCTTCCCGACGCCGCGTACTACCGCGGCCACGGCTCCAACACCGTCAACGTGCTCCTGGTCGACATCCGCGCCTGGGACACCATGGGTGAGATCATGGTGTTGCTGGTGGCTGCCACCGGCGTCACATCAATGGTGTTCCGGCACAGGCGGTTCGGCACCCCACCGCGGGTGGCCGACGCCGGCCAGCCCGACATCGGCAGGATCGCGTCGTTCATCAACATCAGCCCGGCCGTCGGCGACACCACCTGGCTGCGCGGCAGCGACCTGCGCGACCCGCAACACCGGTCGTTGGTGCTCGAGGTGGCCACCCGCATCATCTTCCCGCTGATCATGGTGCTGTCGGTGTACTTCTTCTTCGCCGGGCACAACACCCCCGGCGGCGGGTTCGCGGGCGGGTTGACAGCCGGGCTGGCGGTGGTGCTGCGTTACATCGCGGGCGGCCGTTACGAACTCGGCGAGACGCTGCCGTTCGATGCCGGCCGGGTGCTCGGCGCGGGACTCACCCTTTCTGCGGGCACCGCGGTCGGCTCACTGCTGCTGGGCGCACCGGCCCTGTCGTCGGCGCTGATCGAGTTCGACGTGCCGGTGCTGGGCACCGTCAAGTTCGTCACTTCACTGTTCTTCGATGCGGGGGTCTACCTGATCGTGCTCGGCCTGGTTCTCGACGTGTTACGCAGTCTGGGCGCCCGCCTGGACGTCGAGTTGGCCGAGTCGCGCCCCGCCCGCCGATCGCAGGTGCGTGTCGAATGA
- a CDS encoding Na(+)/H(+) antiporter subunit C produces MTSYIVQLVLIGGVTSAGVYLLLERSLVRMLMGLLLISNAVNLLILFASGKSGRPPIRGATSNSSEHAVDPLTHAMILTAIVITMGVAAFVLALAYRSYQLTTADEVSDDPEDTRVSRLSDEEATTIDADRPQPPGLYKDTDAPDELDALPGDKGSR; encoded by the coding sequence ATGACCTCTTACATCGTCCAGCTCGTGCTGATCGGCGGGGTCACCAGCGCCGGGGTGTATCTGCTCCTGGAACGCAGCCTGGTCCGGATGCTGATGGGGCTGCTGCTGATCAGCAACGCCGTCAACCTGCTCATCCTGTTCGCGAGCGGCAAGTCGGGCAGGCCACCGATCCGGGGCGCCACCTCCAACAGCTCCGAGCACGCCGTGGACCCGCTGACCCACGCGATGATCCTGACCGCGATCGTCATCACCATGGGTGTGGCGGCGTTCGTGCTCGCGTTGGCCTACCGGTCCTACCAGCTGACGACGGCCGACGAGGTCAGCGACGACCCCGAGGACACCCGGGTGTCTCGACTGTCCGACGAGGAGGCCACCACCATCGACGCCGACCGCCCGCAGCCACCCGGGCTGTACAAGGACACCGACGCGCCCGACGAACTGGACGCGCTGCCCGGGGACAAGGGGTCGCGATGA